The following are encoded in a window of Streptococcus pasteurianus genomic DNA:
- a CDS encoding YggS family pyridoxal phosphate-dependent enzyme, whose translation MTDFKKNKDLVFEQVAQATQQANRSKESVNIIAVTKYVDSGVAARLIDTGIEHIGENRVDMFLDKYEALKDRKLTWHLIGSLQRRKVKNVINFVDYFHALDSIKLASEIQKRAEHTIKCFLQVNISEEESKHGFKVSEIDEALTAISEFDKVEIVGLMTMAPKEASESEIEEIFGKANQLRQELQARQLPHMPFTELSMGMSGDYKIAIRNGATFVRIGTSFFK comes from the coding sequence ATGACAGATTTTAAAAAAAATAAAGACCTTGTTTTTGAACAAGTTGCGCAGGCTACGCAACAAGCCAATCGTTCTAAAGAAAGTGTCAATATTATTGCCGTGACGAAGTATGTTGATAGTGGTGTTGCTGCTCGTCTTATTGACACAGGTATTGAACATATTGGTGAAAATAGAGTCGATATGTTTCTTGATAAATATGAAGCCTTAAAAGATAGAAAGTTGACTTGGCATTTAATTGGAAGTTTGCAACGTCGAAAAGTTAAAAATGTGATTAACTTTGTTGATTATTTCCATGCTTTGGATTCTATCAAACTTGCTTCAGAGATTCAGAAACGAGCAGAGCATACTATCAAATGTTTCTTACAGGTTAATATTTCAGAGGAAGAGAGCAAACACGGTTTTAAAGTTTCGGAAATTGACGAAGCTTTAACCGCAATCTCTGAATTTGATAAAGTGGAAATCGTGGGCTTGATGACAATGGCTCCGAAAGAAGCTTCTGAAAGTGAGATTGAAGAAATTTTTGGAAAAGCAAACCAACTTAGACAAGAGTTACAAGCTCGCCAATTACCTCATATGCCTTTTACGGAATTAAGTATGGGGATGAGTGGTGATTACAAAATTGCGATTCGCAATGGAGCGACTTTTGTCAGAATTGGAACATCATTCTTTAAATAA
- a CDS encoding cell division protein SepF yields the protein MAFKDKFDKLISYFDTDEVSDVEETVEEEAQRPHVQQQAEAVPQQAQRRAEPVQNVRTQQIQGGGAARQRPQQPQQRRAVEENQPVRSINQRREEQMQVRANQATTTIALKFPRKYEDAQEIVDLLIVNECVLIDFQYMLDAQARRCLDFIDGASKVLYGSLQKVGSSMYLLTPSNVIVNVEELAVPNNGQDIGFDFDMKRR from the coding sequence ATGGCATTTAAAGATAAATTTGACAAACTAATTTCTTATTTCGACACTGATGAGGTAAGTGATGTTGAAGAAACTGTTGAAGAAGAGGCTCAGCGCCCACATGTTCAACAGCAAGCAGAAGCAGTACCACAACAAGCCCAAAGACGTGCTGAACCAGTTCAAAATGTTAGAACTCAGCAAATTCAAGGTGGTGGAGCAGCTCGTCAACGTCCACAACAGCCTCAACAAAGACGAGCAGTTGAAGAAAATCAACCTGTTCGTTCAATAAATCAACGTCGTGAAGAACAAATGCAAGTACGTGCTAATCAAGCGACAACGACAATTGCTTTGAAATTTCCTCGTAAATATGAGGATGCTCAAGAAATTGTTGACCTTTTGATTGTTAACGAATGTGTATTAATTGATTTCCAGTACATGCTTGATGCACAAGCACGCCGTTGCCTTGACTTTATTGATGGTGCAAGTAAAGTTCTTTATGGAAGTCTTCAAAAAGTTGGTAGTTCAATGTACTTATTGACACCTTCTAACGTTATTGTTAATGTTGAAGAACTTGCTGTTCCAAATAACGGTCAAGACATCGGTTTTGACTTTGACATGAAGAGACGCTAA
- a CDS encoding YggT family protein, which translates to MIFVLIVLLRLIQFYSYLLFAYALLSWFPGAYNTWFGRAMGQLVEPVIRPFRRFNLQFMGLDFTILAVVIALNVLSRILIMIFA; encoded by the coding sequence ATGATTTTTGTATTAATTGTACTATTAAGACTAATTCAGTTTTACTCTTATCTGTTATTTGCGTATGCTTTGCTTTCATGGTTCCCAGGAGCTTACAACACTTGGTTTGGAAGAGCCATGGGGCAACTGGTTGAACCAGTTATTAGACCTTTTCGTCGTTTTAATCTTCAATTCATGGGATTAGACTTTACAATTTTGGCCGTAGTAATTGCGCTAAACGTTTTAAGTCGTATTCTTATCATGATTTTTGCGTAA
- a CDS encoding YlmH family RNA-binding protein, protein MAMQKDLYQHFRPGEYDFIEKIDDLARRVEATYAYALTDFLNPRQVDIARSVIGNRGLHYFVSSDYYPAEYARLIVAPDYYEFNPEDFELTLLEVNYNSKFNQLTHSQIMGTLLHKLGIKRTVIGDILVESGYAQLLVTQNMADYFRADVTKIAKASVSLKEIPLEQLIAGEKDSRQLDIIVSSMRMDKVLATVLKLSRSQAVQLIETDKVKLNYQIVDRASEMLQVGDLISVRGFGRFSILSENGLTKNGKCKLTVDKMIHK, encoded by the coding sequence ATGGCGATGCAAAAGGATTTATATCAGCATTTTCGACCAGGTGAGTATGATTTTATTGAAAAGATTGATGACCTTGCTCGTCGTGTCGAAGCAACTTATGCATATGCTTTAACAGATTTTCTAAATCCTCGCCAAGTTGATATCGCAAGAAGCGTTATTGGCAATCGAGGATTGCACTATTTTGTTTCGAGTGATTATTATCCAGCTGAATACGCTCGACTTATTGTGGCACCTGACTATTATGAGTTTAATCCTGAGGATTTTGAATTAACTTTGCTTGAGGTGAATTACAATTCAAAATTTAATCAGCTGACACATTCTCAGATTATGGGAACTTTACTTCATAAGCTTGGGATTAAACGAACAGTTATCGGAGATATTTTAGTTGAATCCGGTTATGCGCAGCTTTTGGTAACGCAAAATATGGCTGATTACTTTAGAGCTGATGTGACTAAAATTGCTAAGGCTAGCGTTTCACTAAAAGAAATTCCTCTGGAACAGTTAATTGCAGGTGAGAAAGATAGTCGACAACTGGACATCATAGTTTCTAGTATGCGCATGGATAAAGTTCTTGCAACAGTTTTGAAGCTTTCAAGAAGTCAAGCAGTGCAGTTGATAGAAACTGATAAAGTAAAACTTAACTATCAAATAGTTGATAGAGCCTCAGAAATGCTTCAAGTTGGAGATTTGATTAGTGTTAGAGGATTTGGTCGCTTTTCTATTTTAAGTGAAAATGGTCTCACTAAAAATGGAAAATGTAAATTGACCGTAGATAAGATGATACATAAATAA
- a CDS encoding DivIVA domain-containing protein, which produces MALTALDIKDKTFKLKFRGYDEEEVNEFLDIVVDDYEDLVRRNHEQENRIKDLEDKLAYFDEMKESLSQSVILAQETAEKVKTSANDEAANLVSKANYDAQHLIDEAKSKANQILRDATDEAKRVAVETEDLKRQTRVFHQRLVAAIEGQLGLTNSPEWTELLQPTAVYLQNSDAAFREVVEKVLEEEVPETDDELSMDATRQFTPEEMKELQRRVEAGNKHLEETQKIAIVDDSEADSEINLNETQTFKLNIEE; this is translated from the coding sequence ATGGCACTTACAGCACTTGATATTAAAGATAAAACATTTAAATTAAAATTTCGTGGTTACGACGAAGAAGAAGTTAATGAATTTCTTGATATTGTTGTAGATGATTATGAAGACTTGGTTCGTCGTAATCATGAACAAGAAAACAGAATCAAAGATTTAGAAGATAAATTAGCTTACTTCGATGAAATGAAAGAATCATTGAGTCAATCTGTTATCCTTGCACAAGAAACAGCTGAAAAAGTTAAAACATCTGCTAACGATGAAGCTGCTAACCTTGTTAGCAAAGCTAACTATGATGCACAACATCTTATTGATGAGGCTAAATCAAAAGCTAATCAAATTTTACGTGATGCAACTGACGAAGCTAAACGTGTTGCTGTAGAAACAGAAGATTTGAAACGTCAAACACGTGTTTTCCATCAACGTTTGGTAGCGGCTATCGAAGGACAGCTTGGTTTAACAAATTCACCAGAATGGACAGAATTGTTGCAGCCAACAGCTGTTTACCTTCAAAACTCAGATGCTGCTTTCCGTGAAGTTGTTGAAAAAGTTTTGGAAGAAGAAGTTCCAGAAACTGATGATGAATTGTCAATGGATGCAACACGTCAATTTACACCAGAAGAAATGAAAGAATTGCAACGCCGTGTTGAAGCAGGAAACAAACACCTTGAAGAAACACAAAAAATTGCTATTGTAGATGACAGCGAAGCAGATTCTGAAATCAATCTTAACGAAACACAAACATTTAAATTAAATATCGAAGAATAA